A window of Zingiber officinale cultivar Zhangliang chromosome 5A, Zo_v1.1, whole genome shotgun sequence contains these coding sequences:
- the LOC121979519 gene encoding trigger factor-like protein TIG, Chloroplastic yields the protein MKRQSCFKAIAFLLSLFPLPECIQSIIRLSVEVPPAISQECYGEVLDEFSKKAKVPGFRQGKKVPENILLNYIGRQNIQQAVVEATLKKTLPHAMSSVREHNISLPTCSRRQSFIHPIL from the exons ATGAAGAGGCAATCTTGCTTCAAGGCTATAGCTTTCTTGCTATCTCTCTTCCCCTTGCCTGAGTGCATTCAATCGATT ATTAGGTTAAGCGTAGAAGTTCCTCCAGCAATAAGCCAAGAATGTTACGGAGAAGTCTTAGATGAATTTTCTAAGAAGGCAAAG GTTCCTGGCTTTCGGCAGGGAAAGAAAGTTCCAGAAAATATTCTTCTAAACTACATTGGTAGACAGAACATTCAACAAGCTGTAGTTGAGGCAACTTTGAAAAAAACTCTTCCACATGCTATGTCTTCCGTACGTGAACATAACATTAGCTTGCCAACTTGTAGTAGAAGGCAGTCATTTATCCATCCAATATTATGA